In one Ictalurus furcatus strain D&B chromosome 10, Billie_1.0, whole genome shotgun sequence genomic region, the following are encoded:
- the LOC128613993 gene encoding inactive N-acetylated-alpha-linked acidic dipeptidase-like protein 2, with translation MLNDVLQDLEKSFLISDPPQGFSRNILYGLNKKTQGFAILKTSAEDSKHSSVNWSLSQVFNSICSAEKLVQSGLELFENNPDSSH, from the exons ATGCTGAATGACGTACTGCAAGACCTTGAGAAAAGCTTCCTAATTTCAGACCCACCTCAGGGCTTTTCACG GAACATTCTCTATggactgaataaaaaaacacaaggcTTTGCCATCTTGAAGACCTCTGCAGAAGACTCCAAACACAGCAGTGTGAATTGGTCTTTGTCCCAGGTGTTTAACTCCATCTGCTCAGCTGAAAAGCTCGTCCAAAGTGGTCTCGAACTCTTTGAGAATAACCCTGATAGCTCACATTAA